A segment of the Triticum urartu cultivar G1812 chromosome 1, Tu2.1, whole genome shotgun sequence genome:
GGGAGGCCACCCAGCCAACGTCATGCTGGGGAAGAGACTACCAGGGAGTGCCGCCACCGGGGATCAGATCTCGGAGGAGGGGCAGATGGGGAGGCCATGGGGTCGGTGGGGAAGAGAAAAACGGCCCCGCTGCCATCATCATAGGGCTCGACGAGGCTTCGCCGGCCGTCCCTCCAATGGCGGCGGTGCGGGGGTGGGCGAGAGGTGGGATGGCTAGCCGATGGCGGCAAGGATTCCCCAGAGTCGTCTGGTCGGGCGACGCGAGGGTCAGGCGAAAGGTCCTCCTCTCACGATGATGTGGCACGCTAGCTATGTGCACCATCACATGATATGCGTGTCTCATTGCTGGAAGTGGTGTGGTATTGTGGCATGTCTTTGATCTAGTATGTGCTAGAAGCACCAAACTATTGTTGTGTATTACCTTCATCTCAAATTACTTTTCTTAAATTTGTTTAGATATAAATATAACTAACATTATTTAAGGCAAGTAATTTGGGACGAAGGGAGACAAAGTCAAATATAATTTGAACATAAGACAGGCTGAAAAGGATAACGTAACCCCCCCCAAAGATACTACATCATTATAAAGGAAATCAACATGTTTATTTGTCCAAACAGGGTCGGAGCTTGGGCCTGGGCATCCAGGACCAGGTCCGGGGTGTAGAATATTTTATAGACTATTAGCTATATGGATTTGTCAAGCAATAGCATCCAGGGTTGTAGGATCAGTGACTCCCGGTGAGACGAGAGCTGAAGCATCCAAATATAATTCCTGATCATCCCTATAGACTGTATCAGTCGTAATCATATAAGCGTGATCTGGAGATGCCACCATGCACATTTATTTTGGCGGACTCAGTAGGTGAAAAACATCTGTGCTGCATCCGATATATGTTCTACTGCAGATTTTTTAGCTCATCAAGTTCCGAGATATACCGAGTCACAAATTCATGTGTAGCAAAAAGGGTTTGAAAATGCTCTCATGAATCTCCGGAAGGTGCATATTGCGACGAATTGTCTAAACGTGGTCAATGACATCGCCACTTTTCAAGGTGGTAAACAGTGTAAATATGAGGTGGTTATCAAGGATATTAATGCTTCTTGATCTTCTTTCACCTTATGTAGTTTTGTCCATGAAAAAAGAGGCTCAAATTATGAAGCCTACAATCTAGCTAGATGTGCATTTACTTTAGATCAGGGGAGACACACATGACTTGGTCTGCCTCATGACACTCTTTTTATTCCGATGATTATTAATCAATAAACCTAGTGGATTGTGCTAAAAAGCTATATGTTTTTTAGGGCTAGCTATATTTTTTAggggaaatattgggctttattgcATAATAGAAATGTTTGACAGAATACAAATAATATCTGCTACATTAATAACCCAAATATGGCGCCCGACGGGTAACGAAGAGAGGCTCTAGCAAGAGCATGGGCCTCCTCATTATGCTGTCTGTGTTCATGACTGAAGATCACCTCCTGTAGTGATTGCCGCCTGTGTTCGATTTCATGAAGAACTGTGAGGGTGCGTGTGTGATTTTGCAAAGATCAGTTCAGTCTCCTCAGGCTATGACAAGTGACGCATTGCATTTGTCACAACCTAGGAGTTTTTTTTTTCATAGATTTatttattcaaaatgttttatctcttaaatcgTGCGGCCAAATCTCAAACCGTTTTCACTTGGTTTCCTCGCATTGAGATATTCAAAATTAGATCCCATATTAATATGTTTTGATAATTTCTTTTTACAAAAAACAAACTGGGAGCACGTTATTTTTTTCTTCCGAAAGAGGCACGACTTtacctctcgcggaagcaaatccgtgcctctcatgaaagaaaaaaaatgcattttttttcgttttcgagaggcaTGACCGTGCTCTCGTGAAAGGGAAAAACACATTTTTACGTTTCTAAGAGGCATGGCCATGCTTCCCGCGGAAGATTTCCGTTGTGCCTCTCGTGAAAAaaatgcaaaatgtattttttccTTTTTCCGAGAAGCATGGCCATGCCTCTTGCGAAAGTAAATCCATGCCTCTCACGGAAAaaaagaaaacacattttttctGTTTTCGGCACAGccgtgcctctcgtgaaagcaAAAAAAAAATTTGAGCAATTTTTTAACTTTTTTGTTCAAAAGCTAAGAAAAACCGATGAAAAACCGAAAAAAAACATCTAAAAAGCCGAAAATATGTGTgggaataaaataaaaaaatcgGAGGGAGCGCGACACGTGGCAGCCGCTGTGAGCGTGCCAAGTGCCCTTCTCAACCCATCCCAGGTGACCCTTGCGGGGACTCCCGAAGAAGTACTCCTTCGTTAGTTACTCCCGCCCCCGCCCGCAAGCTGCTCCACGCGAGCAGCGAGCCCACCCTCACCAAGGCGTTGTTTCGCCCACTGGGAGATGTGCTGCTATCGTCGGGCGATGCTGCGCAGGCTGGCCCCTGCCTCCACTATTCCAATGTCGCGGTTCCACCCTCCGCCCTGTCCGTCCAGTGCTGCTAGGTATTTTTCTTCAATTTCTTTCAATAGAGATTGATAGAGGGCTCAAGAAAATTGATGCATTCGATAACTACAACATTAAACTGAAATTGAATTTGGTCCTCTATGTATTTATTGACCTGGTTTGAACTCAATATTGAACCATACTTTATATTTTTTTTGAGCATAAACTTTATTCATCAAATGATAGCCAGATCGTTTACAAAGAGATGAAGAATAAAGTCAGGGATGTTTTCCCATACTTCAGATTTTTTAATGCTAATACAATGTTTTGCTATAGCATCCACTACTGAATTTGCCTCTCTGCTGCAATGATCAaaggaaatatgagcaaattccATTGTCAACATGGAGCACTCTGCTATAATAGGCACTGCTGGTCCCATGTATGCATTAGGGTCTGAAACTGCCTCTAGCGCCATTGTGCTATCAGATTCTAACACCAGCTTTGTGCAGCCCAAGTTTGCAGCTAAATTCAGTCCACACCGGATAGCAATCATTTCCGCTTCTTCTACATTAGGAACATGGGGTCGTAACTGAGAAGCTGCGCCTAAAAACTGTCCTTGATCATTGCGTGCTATGACTCCACAAGAACCTAAGAGATTTTCCGCAGCAAAGGATGCATCAACATTTATTTTTACCATTCCCACTTCCGGTTTCTTCCATACCTGATCATTCTTCCGAACAGCTTGTTTTGGAGTATTTGCTCATACGAAATTTGTGGCTAAAACATGTATCGACATGGCCGCTTGTTCTGCCGTCTGGGTAGTTTCTCCCTTCGTATACAATCTCCTCTGCCACCAGATGAACCACAAGGCCACCAATATGAATTCGGGTGTTGGGATGTTATTCACCGTCGTATGAACCTGGAGCAAGGAGTCAAGGTTTATCGAGCCCGAGCGGTCCTGAATGATTACCTTGTCAATCTCAGTCGCTAACCCCAGATTTTCCCAAATAGCATATGCTCGAGAACAAGTGAATAGGCAATGTTGGATGTCCTCCAATCCAATATTACAAAGCGGGCATTGTGGCAATAGAGGTATATGTCGACTGGCCAAAACCCCATAGCAAGGCAAGACTCCCTTCAGCACTTTCCATCCAAAATGCTTAACTTTTCCTGGTAGCCGTAGCTTCCATAAGTCTGTCCATACCCCAATCGTTAGCACTGCCTTGGCTGTTCCGGTTAAAGTGTCTTCCAAACTGGTTCTCAAATTCAATATGATATGCCGATCTCACTGAAAACGTTCCTGACCTTGTGTGATGCCAAGCTACAAAGTCTTCTACTACTTCCACATTGAGCTGAATTTGCAATATTCTGTTTGCATCGACAGGCGAAAACACATGCCGAATAATATCCTCATCCCATTGTCCCGTATGCGGATCAATTATCTCCTCCACTTTTGTTAACATGATGCCACCTCTGGGTGTGATCAATTTCCTGGTTGCACTTGAGGGAATCCAAGGGTCATCCCATAAATTGATATGTGCACCAGAACCTATCCGCCAGATACATCCCCTCTTGAAGGTTTTAATTCCTTCTACTATGCTTTGCCAAGTAAATGAAGCTCCTTTCTTTGGACCAGCTTTCAATATGTCTCCACCGGGATAATATTTTGTGCTCAACACTCTTGCACACAACGAATTAGGGTTTTGGAGTAGACGCCAACACTGCTTTGCTAACATAGCAAGATTAAAGCTGTGAAGGTCTCTAAATCCCGTACCACCCTTCTTCTTTGGTACACACATTTTCCACCACGAAAACCAATGCATCTTCCTCTTTTCCTCTCCATCTCCCCACCAGAAACCCGATATTTCATCGGTAATTGACTTACAGATTCCTTTCGGCAACTTGAACACAGACATAGCATATGAAGGAATTGCTAGCGCTACTGCCTTAATCAGAATCTCCTTACCTTGTATGGAGAGGATCTTTTCTTTCCACCCTTTTAATCTCTTACATACTCTGTCCACTAAATGCTGGAAGCAATCACTTCGGTCCACACCAACCAGTGTTGGTAGGCCGAGATACGTGTCTGACAAAGCTTCAGTTAATATATCCAATGTAGCACATACACTTTCCCTGTCATTTACTCTAGTATTAGGACTGAAGAAGATACTAGATTTTGGAGTACTTACACGCTGGCCCGAACTTTCACAATATGTGTCAAGAATTTTCTTCAGTGTTGCTGCATTCTGACTTGTTGCATTCATCAGGATCAAACAGTCATCTGCAAACAGCAAGTGTGAAATAGACGGGGCATTTAGAGAGACTTTTACACCTTCCAAACCACCAATTTCTTCCTCAGAAGACAACATACTAGATAGTCCTTCTGAGCAAATCAAAAATAGATATGGGGATAATGGGTCACCCTGTCTCAACCCCCGAGATGGGAAAAACTCCTCTGTTTCAGTATCATTAAATCTGATTCGGTAACTCACTGAAGACACGCACTCCATGATAAGTTCAATCCATTGTGCATGAAATCCCATCTTTGTCGTCATCGCGTGCAAGAACCCCCATTCAATCCTGTCATATGCTTTCAACATATCCAGCTTAACTGCACATATCCCATTAGTCCCATGGGATTTCTTCTTTATTGTATGAAAACACTCATAAGCAACTAGCACGTTGTCAGTTATTAACCTGCCTGGTACAAACGCACTCTGGGTTGGTGAAATTACCTCAGGCAAGATTTTTTTCAGCCTATTAGCTAGCATTTTCGAGATAACCTTGTAGACCACGTTGCACAAACTAATAGGCCTAAATTGGGTTATCATTTCAGGGCTCTCAACTTTCGGGATCAACACCACATTAGTTGAATTCCATCCCTCTGGTATTTTTTTGTTGTTGATAGCTTCAAGAACTTCCTTAGTGAGCTCCTCACCTATAATGTGCCAAAAACGCTTGAAGAAAATAGCATGGAGGCCATCGGGGCCCGGGGCCTTCATATCCCCGATTTGAAACAATGCTTTCTTCACTTCTTCCTTAGTGTAAGGAGCAATCAGCAGGTTGTTCATTTGTGCAGTAACCACAGGTTTAACTGTGGACAGTAAATCATCATCAATCATCCCTGAATCAGTGTGAAAAAGGCTCTGAAAATACTCAAGAATCAAGGGCTTGAGGTTATCATTACCCTCAACCCAAGAATTATTATTGCTTTTCAATCTCTTAATTAAATTACGACATCTACGAGCTGAGGCAAACTGATTAAAAAACCTTGTGTTGCGATCACCATGCCGTAACCAGTTTGCATGACCACGTTGTGCCCAATAGATCTCCTCTTGCTCTAGGAGATTCTCAATTATCATTGTGAGATCTTGTTGTTTTGCTCTTACTTCTGCATTATGTGCCTGCTTCATAAGCATCTCAAGCTCCTGTTGAGCTGCTCTCAATCTATACCGCGGCCCTTTCAAGACCTTTCTGTCCCATGCATGCAGTTCTTTGTGAACGGCGTTTAGCTTGTCCTTTGCAGTAGGACATAGGCCTTGAGTGACCGCCTTTAGCCACGCCATTTTTACGATCTCTTCAACTGCTTCTTCCGCTAACCATCGAGCCTCAAACTTGCGCCTGTTCATGGGCCGATCCGCAGCCACTCCGGCCAAGTGTTCAGTATCTAGGCAAATTGGTCTATGATCCGACTTGCCCATCTCCAGATTACTCAATCCACACAACGGATGCATCTCCATCCATTCTGCATTAGACACAGCCCGGTCTAGACGTTCACGTAGTCCTCCTCTGAAAAACGTAAACTTGTCCCCATTGTATCCAATATCCTCCAGTGAACAGTCATTCAACGCATCTTGGAATAATTGCATCCTGGCTTGCTGTCGGGGGGCTCCTCCCTCCTTCTCCGACGAATACAAAATTTCATTAAATTCCCCAATCGCTACCCACGGGAGGGTGGACTGGGCATGAAGATCACGTAGGAGCCGGTATGTTTTTTCCTTATTATCCCAACTAGGCTCACCATATATGCCAGTTAGTCTCCAAACTTTCCCATCGCTTTCCTCTACCGAAACATCAATGCAGTGGAATGTAGTAGTCCGGGAGTAGATCCTCACCTCCTTCTTCCAGACTAGCAACAAACCCCCCTTCCTACCATCAAGACTTGGTGCTACAATCTTGTGGTCCATTCCCATCTTTATCATCAAAGCTTCTGCCTTTTCTTCGTCCAGATGCGTTTCAGACAGGAAGAACGCATCCGCCTTATGCCGCCTCTGGATATCCAGAAGCGACCGAACTGTCGGGGCACCCAGAAGTCCCTGACAGTTCCAACTAATGAGTTTCATTGCGTCCGATCCTCCCCAGAGGAGGACGCCGATATATGAATTGATCCTGCTGTAACTACTGCCTTCAACCTTTTATGATCATGGATTTTCTGAGGTGTGCTCATCTGCGATTTGTCAATCTGCTCCTCACCCGCATTCTCAAGGAGCAGAACCTTGTCGTTTACAAACCCCTCAGGAGGAGTAGCTGATGGATCTGTTGTACTATTTATTTTACCATCCTGTGAGATCAGACGTTTCCTTACACTCAAGCTAGCCGTACCTTCTGGTTGTGATTTCTCCTCCCCCACCTCCATGCTTTCATGCTCCTTGGGGTGTCCTTCATTCTGTTTTTCAGTATTCCAACCACCTCTGTTTATGCCACTGCCTGGATTCCCCCGAGGTGCCCCTCTACTTGCCGCACCACGATCATTTTGTTCTTCATAATTCACCAGAAGCCAGTCCCCCATTCACATGCTTTCCGATCATGAATTCCATCACCGCATTCCATCACAAGATGCCCTAAAAGGCCGGAAAAATCACAGAAGTCTGGGAGTTTTTCATATTCTACTGGGTACCTCTTACTCTCCTTTAGCGTAAGCGGTACAAACCTGACAAGTGGCATATCAAGCTTTAGGTAGACTCTTGCCCTACTTCGAGGGATTCAGCCTTCCCTCAGTAACAACCACTCTGAAAGGAGGGATACCCACTTTAGCCGCTATCTTTTCTGCTACGGACGTCTTCTTCACTAGTCCATCAGGGATTCCCATGATCCTCACCCAAGCCGGAATTCTGTCTAACTTATACCGCCTGACATCAGATATGCCATCATATTCTTCCATTACCACTGCTGCATTATGAAAAATCCACGGGCCGCCCCCCATCACACGATTCCAGTCTCCCAGGCACATGAATTGCGCCAGAAATAGGTTAGGCCCCTTTGGCTTGAAGATCACACCTTGTGCCGCCGCCCATGCATTATGCAGTGTTTTGAACAACGAGACATGGCTAAACGGTTTCTGAGTATGAACCCTAAACACTGCAATCCAGCGATTATCCGCTATAATCTCATCTACCTCCCCAGACAGGTCaagctcctcttcctcctccccaTGGAGATTCAGTCCCTGAAACACGTCCTCCAGAATTGTAGCCCCAGATCGGTCCTGCGAGTTCTGCCCCGAAGACCCACTCCCGTCGCCTGGTCCTGCCATGCTCGCCATGCGAACCCTTCCAGAGATCGAGAACGCCGCAAACCCTCAGCTAGATCAATCGCAGGGGTCTGCCGACGTGGAGATCGAGAGATCTTCCCGGTAGTGTTGGAACCCTAGCGGGGGCGCCGCAGGGGATAAGGAGAACCCTAGGAGAGACCTAGGGGAAAAACTTTTCCTGACTTCTTACTTTGAACCATACTTTATATTGTGTTTTAGGAGTACTTTATTGGAGTAGTTGGAGGTGCAAATAAAAAAAACCTTCATACCCATCCTTTTCTTTTGGCCCAGGGTTTGATCAAATCTTGGCTCTGATTGTGCCCAAATGTACCTTTATGACCACCATATAGGCTAAAAAGGACAACCTATGCCCGCCAAATATACTACACAACGATACATCAAACATTAGATATAGTGTCTATGTCGAATCATGGCACCATTGTAAAACAAAACAACATGTTTATTTGTCCAAATGTACCCCTACGACCACCAAGCCCATCGAATAAATCAATAATCTCATTGACAACAAAATTTTGTAACGGTGTACTTCGCGATATGTACAATCGTCTTGAAGCAATGAACTTATTTTTCGCTTAATTCTTGAAGCATAACTGACAAATGATAATGTTAGCTTCTCAATTAACCTATTCCTCATGTTTTCTGCAATGCAAAAGAACTTATTGCCTTATGTTATTAGGTTGTTCTGCAGTAATATACAAATGAATTTTTCATATGCAGTCGATCCAACAAACAACACTAACATCAAGTTTGCGTAATGTCAACCGTAATCACAACATATGGGATTTAGGTTTAGGTGTGACTGTGCGAGCTATGATGCGCTGGCCTCAGGCCCTTGCACGCCCTCCTACTCTTCGCTTCTCACGCTTCATGTTGTGTGCTCATTAAGGCCCTTATTGAAATAAATAAATTTATAGAATTTTTGGAAGATTCAATTTCTATAGGGAAAATTCCCACGGTTCAGTTTGGGACTAAGAAATGGCTCCCCAAGATTGATGTGAAAATCCTATGGAATGAGGAGCAATCCATATGAATTTTGAAGGAAAAAACATGTGGTTTTATCTCATGTTTTCTTTTCCCTGTGTCTAGAATTCCCACATTTATCCTGCGCAGTATCCAAACGAAAGTTTTGGAGTACTACTTTGTATTGGATTGGATTCATGTAATTTTTTTTGCGAAAAGGATCCAGAGAATTCATGCTACACGACATCTCAATTTCTATAGTTTTTCTTTTCCTGCGTTTTTGAGTTCTCACGCTCCAATCGAGGCCTAACTTTAAGTGAAATGATTGAACGTATGCTAGCAATAATACATGAAAAGTTAAAAACATGACTACTTTGTTAGTGATGACGTATGAAAAATTGCGGAAATAGGAGATAATGTGCGGTACACAACTGGGGTCGATCGTTGATAGGAATCCCCCAAAAGCAGGTATAGAGTGATCTAATACCGACAGTTCCTGAATGTTACAAGTACCAATCAGCATGGCTCTCTCACACCGTAATAATAAAGATGCTCACATATAGCAGAAATCCATCCATTGATCACTCTCCACATCATATTCAACTGATGAACATGTAACACGTTAAGTTTCTTTTGTGAGAGTAATACGTTTAGTACGTCAAGTTTATTTTTGTGAGAACAAAGTATAACGTTAttcttcatcggcggcggttgcTGTTCTGCTGTGCTGGTTCTATGAGACCTTAGCATGATGACTTCCCGATTGTCTATTATAATAAGTTTTGCCTGATTCCACCGAGGCAGGGGTGATGACGATGGCGCGCCTTCTGCTCGCTTCAATACTTGTAATCATCGCTAGGTGGTCTATgtatctggatgtaatttttagtATTTTTGGTGTTTGTTATGCTGTCAAGATTAAAGATGAATAGAACGGAAGTTTACTCGCAAAAAAAGTATGCCACGTTAGATTTTTTAAAGTTTTTTTTATGTTGATTGGGGTATAATGCATTAAGTATTTTTTTGAGAGAAATATAATGCGTTACTTTTTTTTGAGAATTAATGTGTTAAGTTTTTTTTGAGGGGTATATAATGCGTTACGTTTTTTTTTTGGCGTTAATTGGAACGCAGACACAGTCTAATCGCGCAGGTGGCCTTGGAAGCTCGAGCCCACGACGATAAATTCAGCGTAGAAAAGAAGCCCATTAGCCGACGCGATAATCCTTCTGGGTCTTACTCTACGGCCCACCGCAGTATCAAGCACTCCCGCCTGGTCCGGCGTCTGCAATGGCAAGAGCAGCGGCGGCGGAGGCCTTCTCGCAGCGCCTGGGCGCGGCCGTGCGCGGCCTCTCCGGCGCCTGGTACAGCCGTCATATGGCCGCCGCCGACCGCGCCATCCGCGCCCGACTCCCCCTTGTTGACCTCGTCCTCGAGGTCCGCGACGCCCGCGTACGTTCGCCGCCACTGCCACCGTCCTTCTCGCTACTCTACTCTCCACCTTTCAGACGAGACGGGATTCGACTAACAACTCACAAGCTCGTGgattctccctctccctcgcagGTACCCGCCACCTCAGCGTTCGAGCTTCTCCACCGCCGCTCCCCGTGGGAGCCCGATGTGCGTCGGCTCGTCGCGCTCAACAAGGCCGACCTGGCTGATCCGTCCGAAACCGAGGTAACCGATTCACGAACCCCGCGCTCCACACGGGGGAGATTTCAACTGCTTGGCGCCCTGCAGATATGTTTAGTTCTGACATACGCAAGTTGTCTTTTGACTGTATGATTTATCGCCGTTGCTGCTCCAGAAGTGGGTGGCGTTCATGAAGCAAAGGGGCTGTTCGTGCATCGCGGTCAATTCACACAGCAGGGAAAGCATCAATGAGGTAGTTAGAGCCGTGCTAGTGTCGTCTCAAGTGCATTCTAAGTGCATCGATTTACCGGCTAAATTCATGATTATTATGCGATTCCTGTATCTAATTGGGGCTCATTTCAACTCTAATGTAGCTGTTGAATGCTGTGCGTGGGAGGATCAGGGAGATCAAGCTTGGGGTGAGCGACTGCACAGGGACTGTTCTCTTGGTCGGTATCCCTAATGTCGGCAAGTCGGCCATCATCAATACGATGCATCAAATTGGAAGGATTGGGGCAGCAGGTGATGCAGTTTACTTGTTGCCTTTCTGTTCGTAATAACATTTTGATGCACCTTATTTTTCCTATTACTATGGTTGCTTTGATTGTGATTTGATTGCTGTGTGACAATGGCTGGGTTGTCTTTCAGAGAAGGGAAAGCTCAAGCATGCGATTGTCAGCAGCCATCCCGGAGAAACCAGAGATATAAGTGGCTACAAGGTATTTTGATTGATTTAATACCTTGTGTTGTACAGTCGAATGAAGGAAAATGATTTTTGGTCTTCTAAGAACATGTGGTAGTACTTTATCTCGCTAAAAGAAAAAGAATTACCTGAATCATTTGGAAAACCCTCTTATTTAACAGTCGAGCTCAATGTAAGCATCATATGAGTTACTTCTGTTCACATTGACCAATGGTCTGAAAATGTCTTTATACAATTGCAACAGCACTCAAGCATGCTGATTGCAGAAATAGCCGCAGTGCCTGTCTTTTGCACCTTCTTGTCTCTGCTACCCAATATCCCATGGCTCGGGAACTATTTATATGATTGTAATGTGTCATTTAAATCTTAACAACAGGAAGTTTCTGGTTTTCAGGTTGCCAGTCATCCAAATATATATGTGTTAGACACTCCTGGTGTTCTATCTCCTATATTTGCGAATGATGAATCTGGTCCCAGGCTAGTTTTGACAGGTAAAGACTCCTACGAAGTTCAAGGTTTCACTTGTCATTATATattactagcaaaagagcccgtgcgctgcaacgggagagaaaacataacacacgctcttaactcaacaaccatcactccagaccacaataggtccatctcctttatATTCGCaaggcatcatatttgtgttgccgtttatcctccttctcaccctcgccggcgatggcctcggtgttcacacaaaaaacgtgtgttgaatatggttaatcctaaggcgtctctctctccctctctcctccctctccctctctctccctctctctctcgctcgctttCTTTCATTCtcgcgatgagaaatctgttgttttcccctacgacatttttcagaggtatgcatgtgtagttatcgatgTTTTATTTTCCGTATATGATTATAGTTGAgtgtttatttgcaatccggATCGCCGCCGTTATGAAAAAAAAAATGAATCTTgcgctataaattataagtttgcttccataaaaatattttaaatatatttaacaggtaaaattaacatcatatttagatttcacacatttttctaataaagtttcatatataatatgttaaaatcgaagttacggtttaaaagatacagataatttagaaaatcattttgtttgactcaaatatattccaaaataatatttaaaaatacttaacaggtaaaaataatctcatattcatattctacatatttttctaatcaaatttcatatataacaggttgaaatcggagttacggtttaaaagatatggatgattttaaaaagcatttgtttgacttaaatatgatccgcggatgaattatctaaaacatcagggggtattaaaaaaatataaaataacgGTTCGGGTGTGACTTAAACCCAGACGGCGGGTTGATTTCAAGAAAAGATAGGGACGTTTGTGTAAAATACGAAAATAACGATTCGTTTTAACTTAAAACAGAACTGTGGGTTGAATTCTCTGAAATAGAGGGACTTTTCTGAAAAATGCCATGACGGACGAAAGAAAcccaatttgctttattattaggtaaagattaTCTGATTCATGCACCTCTATTTCAGGAGCAATTAAGGATTCCTTGTTAGAGGAGTATGAGATTGCACAATTCCTTCTTACAGTTTTTAACTTAAGGACGGAATGCAGTGAGTGGGAGAACCTGAATCTAGACGGAGATAAATCTTCTTTTGCTGATGCAATTCCCACCAGGAGTTGCCATACTAAAAGGCAGTATTCCTCAGATCATACCCAGGTAAATATCGATGATTATTCTAGGTATTACATCCTAATATTTATTGCAATTTCTTACTATTAATGCTAGAAAATGGATATATTTCtcattatataatgatttttaaGAGCATCGAATTCTTGGTTCTGACATGCATACTTTTAGCTAGCTGCCATGTTTTAATTGCTTcgctttatttatgtgcaggatTTTATCGTTAGAGCCGTTCGTCAAGCGCTTTCCGAGACCATAGCATCTTTTCAGGGAGATTTAGGAAATGAGAATGATTTAAGAAGATTGGTAGAAATCCAGTTTACACACTTGCAGAAAGCTTTCAGGATTTCTGCTGAAACAATTGAGGATAGGAATAAACTTGTCGCTGTCAAATTACTCAATCTCTATCGCACAGGAAGGCTTGGCCATTATACCTTGGACCATGTTACAGATGTTAGGCAGGAAGTAGCTGCATAATCATCCAATGTGAAACACAGGTCAGAGAAGGATATATGTGGATACAAATCATTACTTACTGAGTCCGGAAAACAGGTGAATTACTATTCACTTGATAATCCTTCCAAGTCTGATCGCTGGGACATCTGCAAACGA
Coding sequences within it:
- the LOC125510440 gene encoding DAR GTPase 2, mitochondrial-like, which codes for MARAAAAEAFSQRLGAAVRGLSGAWYSRHMAAADRAIRARLPLVDLVLEVRDARVPATSAFELLHRRSPWEPDVRRLVALNKADLADPSETEKWVAFMKQRGCSCIAVNSHSRESINELLNAVRGRIREIKLGVSDCTGTVLLVGIPNVGKSAIINTMHQIGRIGAAEKGKLKHAIVSSHPGETRDISGYKVASHPNIYVLDTPGVLSPIFANDESGPRLVLTGAIKDSLLEEYEIAQFLLTVFNLRTECSEWENLNLDGDKSSFADAIPTRSCHTKRQYSSDHTQDFIVRAVRQALSETIASFQGDLGNENDLRRLVEIQFTHLQKAFRISAETIEDRNKLVAVKLLNLYRTGRLGHYTLDHVTDVRQEVAA